ACCCTGAAGGTTCAGGCATGGAGAGTACTCTCTACTCTATCCACCCAAACCGGGTCTGTCTCCACTGCTATTTATATCTGGGCTAGCTGGGCAGGTGGTGTCTGGACTATACATGCCACCGGTACGTGTAGACGTAGCTGTAGGTGAAAAGCATTAGgcatgaattattattattttgttaataGGCTCCCAGAGCCATGTGCTTGGCTTACACACATCAAATTCTTACTGGGGATGTCTCCGTCCACATTTCAACTCCCATTTGCAGGAACACCAGCCCGCATCACACTGGCTCTAGGTCAGATCCAGAGCTGGAAGATGCCTGCTTTCTGGATGCAGCCCAGGAGTCCCGGGACATTTAGAATGATTTTCAATAGCAAATCATTTCCATACAATTCGAGCTGATGATGGCCTGCAGAGAACACGGTGACATTCACTAAATGAATAATTCATCCCAGCTCAGCCTAGTAGTGACCGCAAGAGCCATGGGACTGAAAGTCTGGGGGAACAGCCAGTTTACTTAGGCATGGCTTCCCCATAATCAGCTGGCCAacctctctgccagctggaggaggaggaggaggacaatggCAAGGGGAGGCTAGATTctcaggccagaagagaccattgtgatcatctagtctgacctcctgaatagtACAGGCCTGGAACATCctcaaaataatccctagagcagatctgttaggaaacctgccaatcttgatttaaaaattgtcagtgatggagaatccagcacgaccccctggtaaattgtttcaatgctgaattactctcactgttaaaaacatatACCTTttttccggtctgaatttgtctagcttcagcgtccagccattggatcatgttagacctttccctGGTAGATGGAAGCCCATAAAtcaatatttgttcctcatggaGGTACTTGTAATCACATCactccttaaccttttctttcagttaagtagactgagctcctggagtctctcactatTAGGCATGCTTTCCAGTCCTTTACTCAGTcttgtgcctcttctctgaacactcacCTATTTATCCTCTTTCATTGTTAACACCAGAACGGGCCACAGGATTCCAGCAACAGTCACACCAGGGCTCAATATAacggtaaaataacctctctactcctactcgagattcccctgtttctgCATCTCAGGATCGCATTCGCTCTTTTGGGCACAGCATTATGCTGGGAGCTCACGTTGTGCTATCAACTCCCtgcgcaccccccacccccggacccCAGTCGTTTTCCGAGTCACTGCTTTCTGGGATAGAGCCCCTCCATCCTGGAAGTGTGGCTGCAGTCTTCATTCCTAGATGTCTACGTTTACagttagctgtattaaaatgcatattgtttgcttgtgtccagcttaccaagtgatccaggttgctggtatcagtgacctgtcctcttcgttattcACCACTCCCCGCATCtttgcgtcatctgcaaactttatcagtaatgattttatgtttccttcccactcactgataaaaatgttaaatagaacaGAGCCATCCAGGATCCCTCTGGAAACACAACCATGGAGTGATCATTCcccgtttacagttacattttgagacctatcaattaggCAGCTTTTAATCTGTTTAATGTGTGCCGTGTTAATTTTagatcattctagttttttaatcaaactgtCATGCGATACCAAGTCAAACCCCTTACGGATGTCTAAGTAtgttatgtcaacactattacctttatcaaccaaatttgtaatctcctCATAAAAAGGGCGGGGGCTCCCTAGGATGGAATGGAGGGGGATGCCCTGAGACCACCTGGTGGCATAGAGAGAACTCATGCTTTGTGTGAGTACAGAGAGCCCCAGCACTCACGCCAAGGGTCAGACAAGCACAGCTGCACAGAAGCAGCCATGCCAGGGTAGTGTATCTATTTCGTGTAAGGTGCTTCTTCAGCCACTGAGAGGAGCCAGGAGCAAATGCTCAGACGCTATTCCTGACAGGGATTTGCTAAAGAAATACCTCAGTGTGCAGTTCTTCACTCCTTCCGAATAAATCTTACTTCCCTATCGTGGCTTCTGCTCCATAGGACACTCAAAGCACGCTGCAGACTGGGTATGTACAGAGTTTGTTacacccatcactgaaatgcagccacctctttgGCAGCACaaggcagctgtttaacagtgcatggCACACTGCAGAACAGCGCAGAGCAGGATGTGATCGTTTAATTGTAACTGCAGGGGAACATAAGGAGGCGGCATGTGATGGAGTTTGGCCAGGTTGCCATGATTAAAATCCCTTGTCTTGTCAAAAAGGGTCTTGGGCTCTTTCCTGATGAGAAAAGGTCACCACCTCCGATTTAACCCTCGTGTGAAGTACAGCACCTGCAGCCGCACAGCTGGGCCCCGGCCACCTGCTGATAGGTACTAGCTCACCAACACCGCCTATGCAGTGGGCTCACATCCAAGCCCTGAGCACGCTTAGCACCGGGCTTAGCTTGGAAGAGCTGAGGGTGCCCATCCGGGGGTGGCAAAGCTGACTTACCTGCTGCTGAGCAGTGATTCTGCATCCCAGAACACGCCTGGTCCTTTGCTCTCCTGTGCTGCACCTTGTCGGAGTGCGGATAGGAAAGTATGAGGCTGTATTGTAACGTGCTTTGTTTGACACAGTTCACCGTTTCCCAGCTGTTCATAGCAGCCTGAGAGTGACTTGCTCATTTAGCCAAGTAAGTGATTCTCCAAACTTTTATTGTTACTTTTCTCTTTAATCTCCCAGTCAATTGAAACATTCCTCATTACAGACTCATACACCGGTGACACGCAGATCACTGCCAGAGGCTCAGATGCAAACCCAGCTTCTAAAATAAGACTAGGCCCAACATCCCCTCCTTAATTGTGCCCACACATTCacttgtgcgtgtgtgtgttaaTTTCAGGGAGCTATTTCTTTCAGTTTAACATCAGCGGGTAATCAAATGCAGTCTAGTTGTGACTAGTCATTGGAGGGAATCTGCTTCTTAGTCCATTTACATGATCTGAATGGAACACACTCTGCCTCCCctatgcacccccccccccagcccttccaaaaCCACAGAAAATTACGGAAAGGATGTTTCTTCCAACCCAACATGAAGAAATTGGATTCCAAGCTATTTAATGCATGCACGAAATGCCAGAAGGAAACCCAGACCCAAGCGCTCCATCCATTACAACAAGGCAAAATATTTTAACCACATGAGCGCTCGTTACATTAGCCGACTCAGAGCTTCATACCCTGAACTTCTAGGCAATTTCGCATAAATGTAACTATCGGGTTAATGGTTCTCACAGACAAGGCTGTCTCCAATGTTACCATTGGGACATACAGTGAAGGTAACACTGTGATCGTTATGATCAACATGAACAATGGTGACTTTGAGAAGTCGCTGTCCCAGAGGCCACTCAAAACCACCCTGCCAATCCTCAGGGGCCTTGCTCCCAGCAAGTCACAGCAAAGCCAATGTCCCTTTCCAACCACAGAAGGAAAAGGGGTGGGATTCCGGGGCCCAAACACAGTTCAACCATAAACACAGTGGCCTGGCCTGGCAAGTGGCATttaaagggtggggtggggctgagagccatttgGGTTTGTTCTTTAAAAATGGAGCTTCACTGGTAACACCATCACAAGGATCATGTCATGCATCCAGACAAAACGCCTTCCTCTACTTCCCTGGTTGGCACAGCGCCTGAGGCGGCgtggggaggagctggctcaGACTGGTGTGGTTCGTCTGTTGGCTGGGTTGTTGTGCAATGACTCCTTGAACTCTTTGGGGATGGAGTTATGGACCTGTAAAAAAGTGTGATCCCGCTCCGAGTTGAGCAGTGTCCCTATGGTCACCTTGGAAGGATCCCTGGAGAGGGTGAACATGGAGATGTCGGTGGAGGGGATGGTGCTGAACCCTTTGCTGACAGGAGACAGATCCCTGGACCTGGGCTCCGTGGAGCGGGAGCTGGATCGCCTGCGGAACCGGTACCGGTAGGTGGGGAGGCGAGAGAAGGCCGACTTCTTCAGGAGCTCGGAGTGGGACTTGGCGCGGATCTGGCGATGCTTCTCGATGTACATGTGCACAGCGATCACCCCCACCATCTCGGCGATGATGAAGGACAAGGCGCCAAAGTAAAAGGACCAGCCGTACGAGTAGCTCTTCTTGGAGTCGCTCTGCCCCGGGTCCCCAGCGTTCGCAGAGATATACACTATAATCCCGATTATGTTACTgagacctgagagagagagacagagaaggaaggATGGGTCGCTGGGCTCATGGAACATCTCTAACCCATTCAGAGCAGGTCAGAGGCTCAGAACGTTTTCGACGACGTGTATTTCCGACAAAGCCAAAACGTTTTGTGGAGATGTAGCAGTTTTAACAAGTTTTCGACGGGAGGTTTCTGAGGTGCAGGCTCCCTGGTCACGTGACGAGATGGTGAGAGCGAGACAACACCCCAGCCGGACCGTTACTCTCCGGAAAGGGAGGTCTCGACACAATTCCGTTTCGTGAAAGCGTCTGAGGTGGAATGAAAACAAGTCTGGAAACCTCAAACGttgtcacaaaatggaattgtcacCTGGACCCACCACTAGTCAGACAGTGGGTGAAAGCCTCGTTCGTTCCATCTTCTAGGGAGGGTGGCtgcctctggggctggagcatttCACAGCGTGGATGAACACCACAAACACCAAGCATGGAGGGGATGGTCAACTTCCCCTGTTCTTATGTTTATTTCTGGTCTCTGGTGTTCAGGCTCAGGCCTCTCCCAAAtccagaagactgggactggtggcaggtgtgtttgtttattttcctgtGCCTCAGGATTTCTTGATTCTGGCTAAGACCCTAAGAGTCAACGTCTGCTCCCTGGGGGCTGCCTCCTTGAGGGGAAGCAGGGAACCCTGGGAAGCTTCTGGGAGTTCCTTCTAGTGGGACATCCAGCCCGTTTTCCATAATAGGGGCCAGCCACAGGGCACGTTTACAgtgcagctgggtgggggggtagCACCCGTGGGGGCTTGGGCTGGCTGTCCGAGAATGGACCTGCCTTGAACCCCTTAGTACATACTTGGGTAGCTAGCCCAAGTGCCATGTGAGCTGCCCTGGGCTATGCGGCTACGTTCAATGTTGCTAGCTCAAGCCGAGCTGGAACGTGTCCgcctacctgagctgggaagcacatTCCCGGCTGCAGCATAGACCTGCACAAGAGAGCGGGGTCAGGGGGTGCACAAGGAACCCTTCCCAGTGAGCTGCCCTGAGCAGGGACAGCtagccctgcgtgctgggggctCGCGGCGGCATTGTGCCTCCTGCAGGTCACCACGGAGAGGTGCGACGCCGCGTGCTGACGCCAGATAGGCCCCCTCTGGCCCTCAGGGGGTTCCGACAACAGCATAAGCAGCACATGGAGTGAGGGACTTTTCTGAACCAAACCTCCAGCCTTCTGGGTCTCTAagctcatgtgtgtgtgtgtaacaataATTACTCCTGTCCTTTTCATTGCTAGTAAGTCTGGCAGTTTCACAGGGGCGCTGAGCAATTTTTGCCTCCCCAGCAGAGTGGGCGCGGTACTGTCAGGTGCTGGAGCGAGGCCGCACCGCTTGCCTTTGGATTGACCTAACGAATCGATTCGGTTCTGTCGATTGGTTTCTCATCTACATCACACGCGCCTGTCAGCCAAAGGAAGGAAACTGATTCGTCTCtttgggggaagaaacaaaacaaaacttcctcGAGACTAAGATGTCGTCATAAAATAATCAGCTGAAGTGTCGGGAAACACCCAGAAATGAGTCACCCCAAGGACACGCTGTGCAAAAGAGCCTCGTTTGCCTCTGAAGATTACAACTGCCCACCTGCCTGGTGCCCACATTTCCCAGCGCTCAGCAGTCACAGCGGGAGCTCAGCCCCCGGCCGCGCCCGGCCCCGTGGTGACCCAGAGCTCAGCCCCCCAGCCGCGCCCATGGTGACCCTGAGCTCAGCCCCCAGCCGCGCCTGGCCCTGTGGTGACCcagagctcagaccccagccgcGCCTGGCCCTGTGGTGACCCAGAGCTCAGCCCCCGGCCGCGCCCGGCCCTGTGGTGACCCAGAGCTCCGCGCCCGGCCCCATGGTGACCcagagctcagaccccagccgcGCCTGGCCCTGTGGTGACCCAGAGCTCAGCCCCCAGCACGCTGATCCCCTCTGAAAATGTGGCTGCTTTGGTgcccagctgggagctgagctctttggaaatctggccgGAGAGGATGTCCACTCTGCAAAGAAAGCCCTGGGGTGCAGAGTCTCAGAGCTCggctcagctgacttgggcttgtggggcttgggctgcaggattAAAACCAGCAGCATGCACGTTCCCACTCAGGCCTGCCGGAGCCCCGCGGGGAAGGGCTCTCGGAGCACAGGTTCCAGCCCATGTGGGAACAcatacatggctatttttagccccagagcATGAGCTTGAATCCATTGACTTGGACTCTGGGACTTGGTGCCGTGGGTTCCTCTTTGCAGCGTAGACTTaccctgcggggggaggggggctaagAGCTGTGGAAAATTTGGTCTATGCTGTACCAACCAGCCTGAAAGATGAGGGAAGCCTCATGGGAAGAGTCCTAGAGACCTGCAGGGAGACTGAGATCCTTTGGGTAtgtttttaaagtctgttttAGAGCTCTATGGATAGGTTAAAAAACCAGCCCCAGAGAGATGATCATTCACAGCTAAGTGTGATAAATGTATAGGGGAATTTCTACAGAACCCTATTTGATTGCTAAAGAACCCTATTGATTTAATCTCCCCCAGCTGCTTTAGGGCTTTTCCATAAGGGACACGAGGGGAATGGAGACACAGAGTCTCTCACCTCTGCTTCAATGGTTCAAATCTAGACAAGGCCAGTAGTGAGCCAAGGTTGCTGCATGACATCTGATGGTGACCTCACTGAAAAACCCATTAACTAGCCCCCTTACTGGCCGCCTCGGCCGAGAGGCCATTCCCCTCTCACCAGGAGGGGTTGCTTCTTGTCAGGGCAGAGGCACCCCAGTATGAGTCTGCTTGGGGACGCGGTGATACTGGTGTGACACTTAATCTGCACCTGCTGGGGCCAATGACCTTGCTGAGGTCTGAGTGTATCCAGCCCTTAATTCCCAGGAGCTCCGTGGGTGTACGGAGAGAGGCAGAACCGGACAGGAACATCCAGCCCTGCCCTCGGGGCAAGAGGGGAGTTCAGTTTCCATGGGCACCCCCTACCCATGGACCCCCTGCCCGAACAGACAAGTAAAGCAGcaatctcctcctccttcagaCCCCTCCCGAAGGCCCACTTCTACTGCAAGGCCTCTGTAATTGCCCACCAACAACGGCCAGGCCGATGGCCAGCAGAAATAGTGTGTCTGGTTTATTTAtgcctttaaatagcccccatgTACCCTGCAGCTTGTCACCAGATACACAACCACCCactcctgttcctgccccccccccatcctcctcacTCCCTCGGCTTGTTTGCAACACCCAGGTTTTGTGCCCTGGGTAGGGACTGTGTCTCACCATATGTCTGTGCAGCACACAGGAGGACAGGGCCCTAATCCTGGGGGGCTAGAGCCATGCAAATCCTGAGCAGTTGTGATTTGGGCGGGCACTTACCTGCGGAGACAAAGAAGATCCCAGCGCTGAGAATCACATTGTGTTTGCTCTTGTAGAATTCGCTGGCGGCCACACACAGGCCCCCGAAGAACAACAAGGCCACGCTCAGGATGGGGAAGATGCTGGATGCTCTCACGGCACCTAgccgggggagaggagaagggcccCGTCAATCATCATTCACACGGTCTCACGGGCCCTGTGAAAACGCACGTGTAGCTCCTTGGCAAATCAGACGGTAGTGACAGAACAGCTCAGTGATGGGAAGGCTGGTGTCTCTGGTTCAAACCAGCAGGGTCTGAGCccgctcccattaaaatcaatggcaagaaTCATAACATTGGAGAAGtttcaggctggaagggacctcgagaggtcatctagccctgACCCCCACACTGAgacaggatcaagtaaacctagaccatccctgacaggtgtttgtccaaccagctcttaaaaacctccagtgatggggataccgcctcccttggaagcctgttacAGTATTTAACTATCCTTGTTGCTAGAaagattttcctgatatctaacctcaatctcctttgctgcagattaagcccattacttcttgttctaccttccatggacatagagaacaattgatcaccctccTCTTCAGAACAGCCCTCAACAGATTGGAAGACTGTTCCCAGGTCCCCCTCAGTTGGCTTTTCTCAAGACCAAACATGCCTGTTCTTTCGTCACAGGTCAGGGTTTCCaaatctttcatcatttttgttgctctcctctggactttctccaatttgtccacctctttcctaaaaTGGGGTGCCTGAAATTGGAAAGAGTATTCCAGCCAAGGCTCACCAGTGCTGCGTAGAGAGGGATAATTACCTCCTGTGCCTTATATATGACCTTCCTGGTACTACACCCCAGAGTGTTATTAGCCTTTCTCAcaactacatcacattgttgactcatcttcgatttgtgatccactctaccCGCCAGAGCCTTTTCTGCAGCatgccagttttcccccattttgtatttgtgcatttgattttttcttccattgactcccactgatttcaatcgTACATGCTCAGGAGCTAGAAGGTCTCAGTACAGTAAAATGCTTGGGTGCTGGGAGGATTGAAGGTGCATTGAGATGGTTATGACTCCTTGATGCTGTGCCAGCCTGGTGTGAGTTAGAGCAGCCAAGAagttgctctaacttatgccacgAAGGGACCTCAGGGCAGTGGAGGATCACTTTCCTCCAGTACACCCTTCTCTGGACACACTCCTTTTGCCACGGTCGGTGGGGTCAGTTGGTGCAGGTGCTGACTCCACCAGGTTTATGCCAAAGGAGAGTTCCCCTTTCCAAGGATAATTCCCTGCTGGCTGCTTatgtgcagaatctggccctttgcatGGCTTGAGCAGCACAAAGGGTTAAGAGCATAACTCAGGGTCTCTAACGAGGTTTCTAATAATAACGAAGTCCCTATGCTGCCAGTGGGTCTGCCCAgacctgcaggattggggcctaaggtCATCAACACTGAAAGGGCTGGCTACTGCCCTCCAGGACAAACCCAGTCCATTCCTTCCCCAGTTATTGCACAGACCTTCTGtctgtgctgcccccgccctccaCCCCTGCCGACTTTAATTCTGCCCATAGAATAGCTCTGCAGACTGGAAACTTCAGGACCTGCTTCACGGTCCATGAGCCAGCAGTGCCTACCCCGACCACCATTCAGAATGATGAGTCAGGCCCCTCAAATAATCAATTTGTCTTAAAAGCCATGAGATTCTAAAATGAACAAAGtctggttctttttatttgcctcctgggTTTTAGCCTTTCAGGACCAGGCTTTCCAGCTTTCCCCCACAACTATCAGGACTAGAAATGtaccttttcttttaacctgAAAGCTTACATTCTGGtatagtcacatgactccaggtgcTGGAGCTTTAGGAAAAACGCCACTTCTCATGAGACCGGGGATAGCCCTGAGACTAGCAGTACTGCCatccccaagcattcaaaaatcatgggtCAGACCCCCGCCCCCATAATGAAATCAAGATATTTTGCCAAAGAACACAtctggagttctttttatttgccctctgggTTTTCCAGGCAtgctttccagcttttctccacatgagactagaaatttacttttaaaaaaaatgaaatctgagactCTCAAACAacaacatgactccaggagctggggctttacatAAAAAACCTTTCCTCTCTTTAATTCTCCTCCCCTCGTGAGCCAAGCCATTTCAGTACCAGCTTTGGTGGCATTAAGCCCAGGCAATTACAGAAAACAGGCctttttgccttttttaattGGACTTGCAAAGGTTGAGGCCTCCAAAATGGCCAAAGTTAATTAATTCAGCAAACAACTACCTGCTGCTAAAGCAAAGGCATCTAATGGGCTGTGCTCAGTTTTGGGGTTCTCTTCTCCCCATTAGGCCCGTTAAAATAAGCCCAGGGACTATAGAGCAGCCCcattaaaatgaaattctgggtttttttttaaaaaaggcttcttttaaaaaaaaaaatgccagggGGAAAAAGTTAAAAGCTAATCtgctaaaatgaaaatgtttgcagaTGTGTGGTGTGCACGCATATATATGCGATTGTGCATGCTTGTGTGTGGGTGTTTGGTGCGCATGTGTGAGTGAACACGTGCGTTTGTAGTGTGTGCGCATAGGTACAATGTTTCTTTGCACACATGGGTGCATATCTACCTGTGAGTTTGTGTGCATCTGTGTGGAATGCATAGGTGTCCATTTGCACGTTTGTGTTTCCATGTTTATTTGCACACACATTTGTGGAGGTGTAAAAGGGATACGGCACCTtctttcagaatctggcccacctCCACTATTAGGTTCCTTTCATATAAACACCCATTCATTTGCTAGGTTTCCTGATCAGGTGAAAAGACAGGGCACCCCAGAAAGCTGGAGGGTTCTGCATTTCCTGGGAGGTCTGCCAGGTCTGTTTCCATTCAATCTACTTGCAGTTGACAGCTGTTGGCAGAAGATATGCCAGAGGCTTCAGATCCTCACCTCACTGAATGCCAACAATTTCCAGAGCCGGCTGCGGAAACGCAGGACACAAAGGAGGAGAGGaatcactgtaaaaaaaaaatcctctcgcAGCAAAATTGCAAGGGCCTAGCTCCTGAcgctgcagcagctgcaggcttCCCCGGAGCTGAGGATACTGGGCATCTTACAGGACtgggcctgggaaagggagggaCAGATTTGAAAGGGGACAAAGGAGAAAGCTGCTTAAGGATGCTCATGAGATGTGACATCATGACACCAGCAAACACAAGGTGCCATTTACTCTGGTCGGGAGGCCATGAACCATAGAAGGACCTTTGCTGATCTGCCTCTACAATCGGCTGGCAAGAACCGGTTGGTGTTGGTTCAAGCAGCAGGAAGCACGGCTCCAGGCCAGGCACGAGTATCCCAAGCAGCGCCACAGAGGGACAGAGGCAGAGCTGATGCCAGAGTGTGTCTGTATATTATGGGAACGAAAGGAACGGCCAGAATTCAGGGAGGGAGTCACCATTTCGGAGAGTGATATTAATATTTCATACATTCTCTCTTTAGATTCGTAGAGCCGCTGCTCTCACCCAAGGCTCTGAGGGCACGCCAGGAGGTAACAAGCAGAATCACAAGAGGCCGAGTGTAGACACAGACTTACGTAGGAGGTACTCGGACGTGTCTTGCTCATAATCTGCATCCTCCGGGAAATGATCGATTTTTTTACACACTCCTCGGAACGTTCCTAAGGAAACACAAACCCAATGGACGCATCAGTGGTGTTTTCAAGATCTCTCCAGATGGCTCAAGGGGGGTTCGAGACCCACTCTGGGGATGAGCAGAGAAGGCGCAACGGAAGGTCCGCAAAGCCACCTCCCTGCTACACACAGCTACTATCTGGCTGGCTTCCCTCTGGGTTTAACACCAGCAGCCGAGCTACCCAGGGAATTAGGCTCCAGAGCTGCGTCGGCAACCTGTGTCTGAGAATTTGACTTTAAAACTTCTCCCCTCCTTGTAGGGCTTGGCCTGGGAGGCATTCCCCACGATCTGGCTTTCAAGTGCCGTCTGTCCATGGGGCAGGCTACCCTGGTTCCTCATTGGGCTATTGCGGCACTGCTCTGGCCACTAGGAGATAGTAACTCTTGGAAACTCCTGGCAAGTTTGGGGGTGTGATTGTTTCCCAAAGCAACACAGCCCGCTGTGCTACAAAGAGGAACATCTCTTGGCTGCCTTGAAAACCTTCACCTTATTCACGCCCGCACTCTGTTACAACATCCCGCTGCCTAGCTGTGGGTCAGCTAACGAACAGCCACCGAGCAGGTGGGCCAGGTTGTGACGCTGGCTAGTCCCTAGTGGAATGCCATGCACGGGAATCTCTCAAAGAGGATTCATTAAGCCCCAGGAACCTTGCACAAAGATCCTTACCGCAGGCCTCTGGCCTCTCGCTCATCCCCGTGTGGCCCAGGCATGAGGGACCCATGCAAACAGCTCCATGCGCTGGCAATTCTAAACTGCCCATCACGGAGCTCCATCCCACTGATTGCTCCTCAGTAAGCTTCAGCTTCCCAGCAAATGAAGGTTGTGTGTCAATTGACCTCTGGAGCACCCAGCATTTCCATTTCACTCAGGCAGGCCCTTGGAGCTAACCAGGGCAGGATCTGCTCCTACCCTGAACCGTTTATTACTGGCACTCAGGAGTCTCACACACAAGAAAAGGCTGAAGGTTAAAAGTGGCACCCGCCATCTGTCATCACAGCACCCATGAGCACCCAAACCCTCCCCACTTTCCCACCCCTCTCCCAACAGGTTCACAGATTCCTGgctaccccccaccctcccgccctCTGTGTGCTCCCCGAGGGCGAGGCACCCAACACCCCCTCACTCTGACAGGCTCCCAGAGTTCTGTGCGTTGCACAAACGCCCACTGACCCAGACACAAACATGGACACCGGAGCAGCTAGGAGCTGGCGCTGGGAAAGAGCTTTGGGGAAGGACACGTGTGTACGCTCACACCAGGCATCCCACACAGCCGCAGCCCCCTATACCTAACGCTGACCCACTTGTTGTGTGATGTccaatcctcccctccccaccccttccctcccttgcGCTTTGGGGAGGTCGTCAGAGCTGAGGCGTTCCACTTCCCCTCTGGAGAGCTCTGCTCTTGGGTGGGGTTTGCTGCGCTGTGCTCGATTCCTGGGAATTCACTTTGCTCCGTCATTTCCAGGGACACTGCTGCGACCTAGCTGCATCTGCAGGGA
This window of the Chelonia mydas isolate rCheMyd1 chromosome 10, rCheMyd1.pri.v2, whole genome shotgun sequence genome carries:
- the CACNG3 gene encoding voltage-dependent calcium channel gamma-3 subunit, yielding MRMCDRGVQMLITTVGAFAAFSLMTIAVGTDYWLYSRGVCRTKATGDNETSRKNEEVMTHSGLWRTCCLEGTFRGVCKKIDHFPEDADYEQDTSEYLLRAVRASSIFPILSVALLFFGGLCVAASEFYKSKHNVILSAGIFFVSAGLSNIIGIIVYISANAGDPGQSDSKKSYSYGWSFYFGALSFIIAEMVGVIAVHMYIEKHRQIRAKSHSELLKKSAFSRLPTYRYRFRRRSSSRSTEPRSRDLSPVSKGFSTIPSTDISMFTLSRDPSKVTIGTLLNSERDHTFLQVHNSIPKEFKESLHNNPANRRTTPV